The sequence CCCGCCGATACCCGGTGGGCGGGGCGACCCGGACCCGGAGGCGGGGAGGAGGTGCCCGAGTGAGTTCCAAGGACTGGATCGAGAAGGACTACTACGCGGTCCTGGGCGTGGCCAAGTCCGCCCCCGCTGACGAGATCAAGAAGGCGTACCGGAAGCTGGCCCGCGAATCGCACCCGGACCACAACCCCGGTGACACCAGGGCCGAGGAACGCTTCAAAACGGTCTCCGAGGCGTACGCGGTGCTCGGCGACGACGCGAAGCGCCGCGAGTACGACGAGATGCGCTCGCTGTTCGGCTCGGGCGCGTTCCGGCGTGGCGCCCGCCAGCCGGGCCAGCCGGGCGGCGTGCCGTTCGACGTCTCCGACCTGTTCGACGGCGGGCAGCCCGGCGGTGGCCGGTTCGCCGGTGGCGGCATCTCCGACCTGTTCAGCTCGATCTTCTCGGGCGCCGGCGGTGGTGCGGGCGCACCCGGCCCGGCCCGCGGGCGCGACATCGAGACCGAGGTGGCGCTCGACTTCGACGACGCCGTCCGGGGGGTGACCCTGCCGTTGACGCTCCGGGCGCCCGGCGTCTGCGACACCTGCCACGGCAACGGCGCCAAGCCCGGCACCCGGCCGCGGGCCTGCCCGGTCTGCCGTGGGGCCGGAGTGACCACCCGGAACCAGGGCGCGTTCAGCTTCTCCGAGCCGTGTCGCAACTGCCAGGGCGTCGGCACGGTGGTGGACGAGAAGTGTCCCGAGTGCCAGGGCACCGGCGGGGTCACCAAGACCCGGACGCTCAACGTCCGGTTCCCGGCCGGGGTGGCCGACGGCCAGCGGATCCGGCTGGCCGGCCGGGGCGAGCCGGGCGAGCGCGGCGGCCCCGCGGGTGACCTGTTCGTGCACGTGAAGGTCC is a genomic window of Micromonospora tarapacensis containing:
- the dnaJ gene encoding molecular chaperone DnaJ — translated: MSSKDWIEKDYYAVLGVAKSAPADEIKKAYRKLARESHPDHNPGDTRAEERFKTVSEAYAVLGDDAKRREYDEMRSLFGSGAFRRGARQPGQPGGVPFDVSDLFDGGQPGGGRFAGGGISDLFSSIFSGAGGGAGAPGPARGRDIETEVALDFDDAVRGVTLPLTLRAPGVCDTCHGNGAKPGTRPRACPVCRGAGVTTRNQGAFSFSEPCRNCQGVGTVVDEKCPECQGTGGVTKTRTLNVRFPAGVADGQRIRLAGRGEPGERGGPAGDLFVHVKVRPDELFGRTGDDLTLTVPITFAEAVLGTDLRVPTLDGAVTLRVPPGTPSGRILRARGKGVSRRDGQAGDLLVTLDVVVPARVSDEARAALETFAEQTPPAAREHLDVRVRRFG